AGGGGTTATCATCTGCTGAAGGATAATCGGAGTTGTGCCTTGGACCCATGTTCCCCAGGGTTAAAAAGATCCGCGAATGGAATTAATTGTCAGCAGATTGATTATGCGACTTCTTGGAAAATATGTACTCCCATGCAGCATCCGCCTAATGGCAGGGCTATTTGTAGAGAATTGAAAACTCTTCACGGGTTCAATAGCTACGTTTGCGATTTTATCTGCGACGTGGGTTATGCGTTAATAGGCTCGAGTTCCAGGAGTTGTGGTCGTTCAGGAATTTGGAATGGTTCAGATTCTGTTTGCGTTGGTAAGTAATATATTGGTGCTTTATGTTTGGTTTTGTGGGATTGTGTcagttaatttttatatttgtccTAAGGTATTCAAATGCTGCCATCCAGTTACTACAAACAGGTCATTAGGCCAATATTTAACAGTCCCCAGAATACAGAGCGATCAACACAAAGTTATTCTAGTTATTCATATGATGCAGAGGTaagtttgaaataatttagtatcccaatattaaaaccttttcttgctttttatatttaagaaaaggTTCCTTTTTCCTGAACAAAGTGTAAAGGcatatcaaattatttttaagaaccaTTATCAACGCAAATGGGATGTTCTCTAAAGTACTTCAATTATGTTTGCTAACTTTTTATATCTGTAGCTGCAAGGCCCAAAACCCAGACGTATGGCTTCGATGCGACATACTAGTACATCCTATGACCGGGTCGGAATACCGTTGAGCTGACgctgataataaataaaaatatttaacgaaaacaaataaaaattcttccAAGAAAATATTCTGCACCTTTAATATCCTAGCTTCCCTGAAATTCCTTTAGGCAATAAATCTATACCACCTcatttgaaaactaaaaatgtacaaatttacataattataaaataagcGTAGCTTAAGGCCACAATAGCTATAGCTCCAATTAACGAAAGGTATTTGGTACCTTTTCAATTACCCTttctattaataaataaataaaaaattttgcaTCAAAAGACTTTTTTAAGATATTCTGGGCACTAACTAACTAAGAAAGTAAGTTTCTTAATGTACGCAACAATTATGTTTCCGGGTAGAAAAATGTGAGAAGgtgattattttttgacttTTGTAAACTGTTGTAAAATTACATCAGCTTAAATTTCGGTTTTATCAGTAGGCGTGTCACAAGTCGACTGAACCCTCGACACGAAAGTGTAAGCGAAGCACAATGATGCATTTTCAGAGAAAAATAAAGAGACAAATGGGTTCCACCGATTAATCTGGGCACAGACTGACTTTATATAGACGATATAATAGCAACTTGGGATAATTAATTCAACAGCGGTGTAAGAAAAAATCAGGTGAGTGAACtgattgaaaaaataaataagtgacTCCAATCAAACTGATGTGGATCGTAAGtatgaaacaacaaaagcagcgCGTGCCAGGCCCACTTGGAGCTGCTCACTACTGAAATAATTGCCCTGAAATGCCGTTGAACTCGTTTGGTTAGAACCTGTCATTAGGAAAACACAGTCCAGATTATACGGTTCCACTTTTTGCAAAAACAAAGGTTTCTAAAACTAGCTGAAATAATGTTTTGTTAATATGGACCCCAGCAGAGCCACGAGCTGATAGTATTTCGACGATACGGTGGAAACTGCAAGAAGTAAATACAAGatgcttaaatttattttattaaaagcaaCTTTTTTATAATGGTTTGTAACTTCTAATATCCAGTgcatgttaaaatattttacagaattagtttttataaaaaaagtttatttttcgAGGGCCGATTGAGCCTACTCATTCCTCTTTCGATTAGAAATTTCAATATCTTTCGACACAAGTTAAGTGCCGTTTTCGAAAATTCGGTCTATAGAGGATCGACTGTAAATacaattcaatatttagatTTTACCGTCTAGCCGATCGGCGGCTTCTGTAACGAGATGGAATGAGATTTTAGGCCCATAGAGACGGGGCACTGATAACCCCGCAGTTAGTGCTGCGATTGGACCGCATGTGGATGCCGTTCCAAGATCATTCACTCGCCCGATTGCCCGcgatattatttgtattatttactGGTTTCAGCTCGGAttggttttcgttttcgttttggCTCAGCTATGGGGCCTAGCAGAAAGTCTATTTAAGCGCGCGATTAACTGGGGATTCAAATCAGTTTTGAATCGTGTGCCGAGCGGATCGTTCGATTGTATTGTTTTAGTGAAGATACCCGAGAATCTTGTGAGAATGTACCAGCGGCAGGTCTCCTTCGATAAGGTTTGTTGGGTCAACAAGTCCTCTGTGCACAGCGTATAGAAAGTGAACCGTAAAATAGCTATTAAattgaaagcaacaacaagttTGTTATTTTGCGTTCTTATCTTTAACTTTTTCCAGccttgaaaaagaaaaacacaaaatatataaataaatacacattaGTGAATTTCATTTAAGTGAGAAAGCGGATCTACAATCGATTAGCTTGTCATGGAATTGGGTTAGTCCGTACTAGTTCTAAACAAAGAAATACAGATTGTTTTTCTGGATTGAgtggaatttttattttggtatcAAAACAACAATAGTTTTTATGGCAAGATCATCGAAATTGAAGTTGcatatttctttattcatAAGAAACTAGAAATGAAACCCGTATAAAATGTTGTTGGCGTAACgggataaatttaatttctgggcaataaatatattcgaaCTAgctaaatttcaaattcaaatgctGTGTAAATATATGTAGCTTTtcgtaaaaaataatcatacaAACTTACTTTTTCTAGCTTTGGATATTGAGCCTTCTGTTCGTTGGTTAACGAGATTTTTTCGGAACCTTAAGAATATTAAATCTTTGTTGTTCCTAAAGTTCTATTTTTAATCGTTGCTACTGAGACAGTTGGTTTTCACAATGGACCTTGGTATTTTTCAAGATCTTGCACAGCCTACTACCCTAGAGACCTTCTCAGAGACATAGCACACCAAGTTCTAGGTCGACCCCTTGGCAATACGCGCTGATTGCCATTGCGGTCAGACCTAAACCTTCTATGCAACCCCAAAGATCTTAGTCTTATGCAGGTACTACAATTACAGTTCGATGGCACATATAAGGCTTCGGTTAAGTAATTAACCGATTTTGGCCTTAGGTAATTCAAAGTCACCATAGTTAGTTAGTTAGGTGTCAATGGCGAACATCAGATTACCAGTGTTATGTATGTGCACTTGGGTTGAGCCCAGGTCACAAAGTGTCAGTCTCTCAAGTTTTGGATGATGCTGCTTAGGTCCAGGTCCTATCACGACAGTCCACTGATACAAGTGCTTTTTTCCGCCCATTTATTACTTATCTCCCCATTTACTATAGCCAACGCGCGTTGAGGACTCGGCTTACATCGTCGAGGGTGTGGATATTAAGGAGGCCAGGAACACCTGTCTGCTGTTCTCGCCGAAGGACTCCTCGTTGTCCAGCGGAGCCTTGGCCAACATCTTGGCCATTTTCAAGCAGCACGACATCAACCTGGTGCACATTGAATCGCGCTCCTCGCTTCGTGTCCCCGGCTACGAGTTTTTCGTGGAGGCCGATGGAAAGTCCGGGGCTCTGGGAAAGGCCATCGAGGATGTGAAGGAGCAGTGCAGCTATTTCAACATCATTTCGCGGGACTACAAGGACAACGCCACGGCCGTGCCCTGGTTCCCACGGCGCATACGTGACCTGGATCGCTTCGCCAATCAGATTCTGAGCTATGGCTCTGAACTGGACTCGGATCATCCTGGCTTCACCGATCCGGAATACCGCAAGCGCCGCAAGTACTTCGCCGACATCGCCTACAACTACAAGCACGGCGAGCCCTTGCCCCATGTGGACTACACCAAGGAGGAGATCGAGACCTGGGGCATTATCTTCAGGAACCTAACGAAGCTGTACAAGACCCACGCCTGTCGCGAGTACAACCACGTCTTCCCCCTGCTGGTGGACAACTGCGGCTTCCGGGAGGATAATATCCCCCAGCTGGAGGATGTCTCAAACTTTTTGAGAGGTGCGTTTCTACcgtgtctattaaaaaaatttaattttcatttctttcattttgttttcgaaGATTGTACTGGTTTCACTCTGCGTCCTGTGGCTGGACTTCTTAGCTCCCGGGACTTCCTGGCTGGCCTGGCCTTCCGCGTCTTCCACTCCACCCAGTACATCAGGCATCCCAGCAAGCCCATGTACACCCCGGAACCGGACGTCTGCCACGAGCTGATGGGCCACGTGCCACTCTTTGCAGATCCAGCTTTTGCCCAGTTCTGCCAGGAGATTGGGTTGGCCTCCCTGGGAGCTCCCGATGATTATATTGAGAAACTGTCCACTGTGAGATGGCCTTTTGGTACAGCTCATTAGGTGCACCCCTTCAATCACTGATCTCTCCCTTAGATCTTCTGGTTCACTGTGGAGTACGGTTTGTGCCGCCAGGAGGGTGAGTTGAAGGCCTATGGAGCCGGCCTGCTGTCCTCCTATGGAGAACTCGAGTACTGCCTCACGGACAAGCCCCAGCTGAAGGACTTTGAGCCGGAGGTAACTGGCGTCACCAAGTATCCCATTACGCAGTTCCAACCCCTCTACTACGTGGCCGACAGTTTTGAGACTGCCAAGGAGAAGACCATGtaagatacatatatatatattcacctttagatatttttaaaattttaaatatatttttagtaaattcGCCAACTCGATTCCGCGTCCCTTTGGCGTGCGCTACAATGCCTACACCCAGAGTGTTGAGGTTCTCGACTCCAAGCCCCAGATATCGAACCTGATGGACAACATCAACTCCGAGTTCCAGATCCTCCAGAATGCCATTACCAAGCTGCGCGTCTGATTCAAATCGATATACTACATATGAACTACTCCCTctctttatatattattaagtaCGAATTGCATAATAAATACCATCCAAAATAatcgtctttttttgttttattacgTTCGATTACGTTTTTTCCGATTTGATTAGGTTGTTCAGTTTTTTCCTTGATAGCATGttttgaaaaacataaaaacatttagttatttacaaaataGTTCTATATTATCGTCGCTTCGAACGCTTATTTACAGGCTTATGCAAGTTCTACCGACTTGACCTATAGGTATGTACAGAGCTTAAACACAGAGTTACCTAGTATTAGTAAGGTAGTTTTAGTTGAGTTTAAGATAGTTGCTTTCCACATTTACAAGTTCTAAGCTTAAAGCATTTGGCTCTTTATCAGCTGAGGATCGAAGCATATTCGAACGAACTTTTCCGACAGCAAAATGGTAATACAAGGAAGGCGGGGATAACAATTGAACTAAAGGTATTTCGACCGCCGGAAAAGATCGGGCCGGGGGGAAAACTTATAGGAATATGTTCACAGCGAAATAAATGTCAGTTGCAATCTCAACCTGAGTTTTGAACTATACATATACGTATCCTATGTGCATACAGAATAAACACTAACTCGTAAGATTAATATCTTGTTTGACCTCGATGGCGAAGCCCAgtcttgaaaataatatggaatCGGATTAGCTAAGCTCAACGCGTGCGCCAGCTAATCGCCTCTCGGTGTGTTTGTAAATACAAGTAACTTAGGATTAGGCTTAAAGGTTCGATTACGTATCAGAGATCCCTGTTTGCGCCGCCATGGCACTTACTGGATAAGGCTAACTAATGGAAACGATGGGCTCTTGCTATCAACTAGCCGTAAAATTAGTGCTTAAGAACTACTTACAGCGGAATGTTTTGAGAACTCTGCTACGCCTAGGCTTATGTACAACACGCGACTCGGGGATGGGACAATACTCAGTCTGTTGAGATCTACAACTAGCTCTGGGTTTCcaatgtgtgtgtgggggtggAGGTTCGATAAAGGGCGCCAGAGGCCAAACTTGATAGTACACGGATAAGCGGGGAGTTCCTACAATCGACCCTATCGCTACAGAGAGTTATATACAGTGGGGCCTGGCTATTGACTACTGCCCGGCGCCGTGTGGGGTGAGTTGAACAGATTCTGCGATTGCTCTTGGGACATCTGGTAGGGCAGTATCTCCAGGTCGTTGGGCAACTGATTTTGGTTCTGGCTCTGGCTGTTGCTGAGAAAGGGATTCGCACTGAAGAAGTTGTTcgactgctgctggtgttgctgcaggatctgctgctgctgctgctggtgttgctgcaaCTGGTTGCCCCCGGAAGTGTGCATCATTTTGTTGTCCTCGCTCTGCGTTTCGGAGCCATCGTCGCTGATGCCCATGTGAAAGTTGATCGAGGGACTCGACTCGGTGGCCATTTGCATGTAGGACAGCAGCGAGTCCTCGTTGTTGTTTTGCGGCGGATTCGAGCtgcggttgttgttgctctggTTGCCGTTGTTCATGGCGCCACCATTGTAGctctggttgttgttgttgctgctggagtTGAAGGGGTTGATGGTGGACTGGGAGCCCAGGGATTGCAGGGGTGAGAGGTTGAGGAAGGCGTCTATATCGTCGATATCCTCGCGCAGCAGAATATCattttgctgctgcagctgcaactgttgctgctgctgttgctgctgttgttgctgctgatgctgctgttgctgttgctgctgctgttgttgctgctgttgttgttgctgctgctgttgctgctgctgctgctgttgctgattGAGCTGCTGCAGTTGCGTGTGAttctgatgctgctgctgcaagttGTGTTGGTGCTGCGAGTGCaggttctgctgctgctgcatcatCATCTGCTGATCCTGCTGGTTCAGCATCTGCTCCGAGTTCAAGGCGAATCCATACTGATTGAACTGCGGCTGGACGGCATTGCTGCCGGTGAAGTTCAGTCCCCGCTGACCACCTGCCCCCATATTTCCCACTGCCGCGGAAGTCATGTTCCCGGGCGCAAAGCCCATCGACATCATGGGCTGCAGGTACGTGTAGCGGGagagcagcagctgctccgAGACGATCCTCAGCTCgttctgctgctgcaggaTCAGCTTCTGCAGCTCGTCGTGCTTCCGCTGCAGCTGGTCCTGCAGCTGACTCTGCGTGGGCGTCATCACCACGGTGTCGGGCAGCAGATCCGGCTGAGCCTGCACCGGGATGGGCGACAGGACGGGCGCCACCGGAAAGGGGGCGATCACAGGTTGCATGGGAATGGCGGTGAGGTACTGCGGTGGCTCCAGGAAGGTGGGCGCCACCAGTTGGGAGCTGGTCAGCGGGTAGGCGGGCTGCGGGAACTGGCACCCGTTTCCGGTCATTATCTGCGTGGGTGCTATCGGCAGCAGGGGCACCAGCTTCGGAGTGCCCACTGtatgctgcagttgctgttgcagctgcagatgctgctgctgctgctgctgttgctgctgctggctctgGTGTTGCTGGTTCtgatgctgctgttgctgctgctgctgcaggtgaTGATGTGACTGACTGTGGTGATGCTCTCGATGGTGGTCTCGGTGATGCGATCGCTGTCGTTGGCTTTGCTGAGGAAAGTACAGGGGGTTAGTTAGAGGGACTGCTTTTGGGAAAGCCACTCGATGATCGAGAGAGTACAAAATATACGCCTAAACCAAATTAAAGCCTTAATGGCGGTTGGTTGTGAATCTATCCCCCGAAGGTGGCAAGTGTCAGGACATCAAGGAGATACCAATTCTCACTCGCTGATTTCCCGATACCTGACCTTCAGATGGACTCATTTTCAAGCGGTTAGTCACGATTCTCTCAAATCAGTGGGcttattttaatatacctaTGATGAAGATGTTGGATTGTATaagttttctatattttcttGGCTACTCTTGCACTATTAATCTCGAtgattttggaaaaactctCATAATTGCTTGGTAAAGATTTACTCCTTCGATCTTTTTCCCTACATTGTTCGCTATACCCACCGTACTGACGTGCGTCATCATGGACTGCCGACTGGTAACAGAGTCCGCCGAAATGGACGTGGAGTCCGAATCGTTCCCCCGGTTGTTGTAGAAGTAGCACTTCCGCTTGGCCTTCGGCGATATGCCCGTGGAACTGATGTTCCCATAGCTGGAGGCGGGCCGCGAAGTCTTCAGAGGATTGATTTGGCAGGAGCCCGAGGGTTGGGCAGCCGTTGCGGACCACATGGGGGAGGAGTCCACGGCGGGTGAGGTGGCCGTCGTCTCATTGCCCAAGTTGGCCAGGCTGTTTCCCAGCAATGTGGTATCCAGGTTCTGGCTGCTCAGCTCGAAATCCCTCAGAGTTGTGGTGGCAGATGCCGACTTGCTGCTGTTCGCCGTGGATGCTATCACCTTACTGCTACCATTGTTATTGTTACTGCTGCTGTTTCCCGACTTTTCACCCTCCGACTTTCGACTTTCCTTGAGGACCTCCGCATAGCTGACCACCTTGTGCGTGCAGACCACGTAGTCCGGCTTCGAGTTGAACTGGTGGTAGCTCACATAGTAGTCCGTTTGCAGCCAGATCCATTGTTGGCCCTTGGTGAGGAACCGGTAGTAGCAGGATTTTCCCTCCCCCGTCTGTCTTACTATAAATAGGAATTTTATTATGGCAATAGAAAAGGTTATAGGCAAAACTGAAACCTACGCTCCTCGTGGCACGCCACAATGCTGTCCAGATCGTCGAAATGGTAGTAGTCATAGCCCGAAGTGCCCAGCACCTCGAAGGGCATATAGCCGATGATGGGCGGCGCCCGGTGATCCAGAAACAGAAACTTCCACTCCATGCTGTGCTTTGAGGTGAATTCGTTGCTAGTCGGATCGATGATGCTCATTTCCCGGATCAACTGAGGGTTCTGGACGCGTCCCGTGCCCACAAAGACCAGCTTTTTGTCCACCTCCGCACTGGGATTCTGCTGGAAGATGCGCGGCAGCACTGCGGGCTGTCCATTTGAGCCATTCGACGCCTCCGAACTGGAGCCCGTGGAGGTGTTGGTATCGTTACCTAAGGGATAAGCATCAGTGGAGATGACCACAACTCCCAACACGGCTACCTACGAAAGTAACCCACAAATTTGACCAGCTCGTAGGCATTGGCATCCACTTTCTCCATCCCGCCGCGCCGCAAGTGGGTGTAGAAGGTGATCTGGTTGCTGGAACTAATGTCCGTCTGGCGGGGCTCGATGACGGGAGTGGGATTCATGAAGATGTTCAGCAGCGCCTCGTGGTCCATCTCGTAGGCCAGGTCGTATATGGTCATGTTGTACAGATCTTGCTGGAAGACCAAGTTTAGTAAGAACCGAGCTTGAATCTTGATCAATCAATTAAGTTACTTGCTAGCATTTAATCTTACCCATGAAACTTCGATAACCCCTTTCCACATTTTCTTTGCCTTATCCTTAAAATGATTACTTAATATACAATTTGTGTATTATTTTGTCGGAATTTtcctatatataaataaatgcgtAACAAAACTATAAGCACTTggaaaataactaaaaattttgaatagcTTTTCAATAGAATTCAATGGGTGTTTCGGTTGACGTCTTTATCAGCGTATATAATCTTAATAATCTTGTCTGAAAAGAGTCTTAGGCTGGGGTCAGCTACCTTGCACTTCTGGCAAAGGTTCTTGATGTTCCTCAATTTGTTAAAGTAGAAGTCTCGTTCCTTTACCATCTCCGGAATAAATTCCGCATAGTACTGGAACTCCTTGGAAAGTGCCAAGTATTGCTCTTCATTTTCTACGTTTACTTGGGTCTCCTCAGGAGCTGGCTTAGTGGACTTAGAGGACTTTTCGGAGGTGTCACTTCGAGGAGTGGAGCTAGGCGATTGTTTCTGGAGTTTAGGGCTGATGGGACCCGAGCCCAAGCCCATGGCAACTCCATTGCGGGCCATCAGGGGATCATAGGGCCGGCCATGGTAGTTGGCCTCGACGAACTTGCGAAACCACTGGAGGAACTCCAGGTTGTCTTGGAAGCGACCCTTGATCAGCCTGTCGATGGGAATGACCTTGTCCACAGACACTTTGTTGAAACTCGCCTGCAGGAGCTTGAAGTTCTGCAAGTGCTCGTGCTCTAGGTTTGCGTGAAACTTGATTCTCCTGACCGGAATCGAGTTGGGAAACATCATGTCCATGAACTGGCAGTAAGCCGCTCCGGTGCACATCTCCTCGACCTTGGAGAACTGCGTCTGCAGCATCTGGTTGACCCAGGTCAGCATGTCATAGCGCGAGGGATTGTCTGAGGACACGTTGGTGGAGTACACGTTCACAGCCATTTGAAATTTGAGCGAcatcacttataaaataattttttttttctatagtAACTCGGACTTGTTTTAGAATCAAATGACTGATTCAATGAATTTTTGTTACTGATTGGTATGTCTTGGCCTGCTATTAGGGTTATCTTGAACTCATGACATAGAATGTGATATAgactttgatttttattaaaatgtaatctAAATTGTAAGGGTAAACCGATTAAAGGACTTTTAAAGAATgttattttagatatttttcattcttttaTATTAGGTATAGCTATGTAATACTGCCCAAACCATTTCTCTTAAAAATCTAATATTCCTTACTAACTGAGCTGAAGGACATAGAATCTTTAGTAGGTATCTCACCGGCAGATAGCCCAGCTGGGAGGTAATACTTTCCGAGGCGTAAAATATGGAGCCCATGCTGCTGAACACCATCATGAAGCCGTCCAGGGACTCCAGCATCAGGTGGGTGTACTCATCGTTGCTCAGGAACGTGGGCTTCCAGTCCTGTTGTATCTCGAACACCTTCGAGCGGTCGGTGGCCTCTGATATGACACTTTTTGGAGTTAAAAGCAAGTTAGCATTTGGAGTGAGGAAAGCCTACCATTGTGGTTCTTCAGGAAGGCTATCGTGGACTTCAGGACCGTGGACTTGTCCATCTTTCTGCTGGAGGTGGATATCAGGGCGCTCAGGTCGTTGACCAGCGAGTTGAACTGATCCCGCCGCTTCTTCTCGCTGAGATTACGCGATTTCCTGCAAAGGAAGCTACGAGTTAAACATAATCAATGGGTGGCATTCACGGTTAGCAACGTCAGACGTTCGCTGCCTGGCAGTATGTCATAATAAAGGGACCTGCCACCCCCAGGTGAGTGGGCTGGTGACCCACGTGTGCCGCCTCTATTGAGGCATTGTCTGGCGTTGATTAGCCACATATGCCCATATGCTATCACCGTCCCGGATTTTCCCAAGCACCCCGAGGGTTGTGTGCCCTTTGTCACTTTCAATTTTCTGCGCTACAGTTCACTTTTTCCATCCTGCCATTGGCATTTGCATGTCACTAGCTGCTGGATGGGCGCAGCTTAGGGCTTATTATTGTTGCCAGTTTTTTAGGCATAATATGTCTAGCAGTGTCTTAAGAGTTAATTGAAGGGCAATGAGTTgaatatacttttaaataaGTCGAGGGAAGGACTTACTTATAGGCGGGGTACACTTTACTTTACGTTACATGTCAAATGACTCAATAGTCACATgagttaataaaaatgattaaattaCTTCTAATTTATTGGCCTTTTCAGGTCATACTCTCATTCAAGAGTAACAATTAAAccttgtttataaataatacgTTAAATCAACACACAGCTTTATACAGTTTTTactgtttaatattattttaaatactaaaaagcTCTATAGATTTTAAGATCGTTACTTCTCAAGATCGGTAGCtttctttttcattaaaaatattttattctatttaaattctaaaattatAGATACTTTTAATTTGGgtataaattgaaatatgcAAGCCTTATAGGAAATTTTCGTTAATATTGGTTCACTGAGTGGATTTATTGTGTGCTGTAATTTACCATTTACCAATGTTTGTTATATTacttgtattaatttttaaataaaaccagTCAGCTAGTCTAATGTTAAGATAAATTCGAACGGAAATAAGATACAAATTGCTATTCAAACAGTTGagtcaaaaataattaaatatggcAGTCACATAAAACCCATAGATTAAGTAAAGTTGTGTTTATCATccctaattttttaaattgaaggactgcttaaatcaatataataaatcaatGTTGTTGctcagtatttatttttattacaggGGACATAACTTCTGGTATTCGCAATTATGTGATAATTGCCAAGAGGCCGGGTGAAATTAATTATGACACGAGCCAATCGAATTTGCACTCGGATTACAGCTCATTGAAGTTGGCCGATCAGGGAATCGAGTTACCACGACTTAGTTTTTTCATTGATTGAATCTGGGGGTGTGAATGGACCAAATGGTCTGGGGCTACCTGCAATTTTATGACGACAGCGGCGGTTTCTTAATACAGTTGTTCATGGGAAAAATAATAGTCAAGGGGGGACATTCCACTTTCGCCTGtggaaaatttatcaaaaacgCCATATACACGTCTTTCTTTCACTTCTTGTCAACTGTCACTTGCAGATGGGATGGTCCACGGGAATTTGTGCTATCTATTTATGAATAGCCAGCGATATATGAGTGTGGGTGCTTAGTGTGTAGTCAATTTACCTTTTCGTATCATCCTTGTCATCGCTCTCGTCGTCCATTTTCGCGTCTGTCGGATAATCCACTTCGGACCGCACAATTTTTAAACTACTGCCGAAAGGAGAACGAACCGAAGAAAGTCCCAAACTTTCAACTTCTTTTGAAGACTTGCTCACGAATGCCACAGATGATTTGCACGCTCACATAGTTTTGTTCATTAGTGGTTCTTTCTTTTAGTTTGAAGTTCAGGTAATGTTCACGCAACAATTGATTTCCATATGCTCAATATGCCACATTTTGAAGGTCTGCAAGGGGGATATTATCTTTAGCTGAGATATAGGGTATCTTATTTTTCCCGTCGCGTTTTTGAAGTCGAATTGTATCGCCGAACGCGGCGCTGTGTCAGCAACAAGTGCAGTTGTGGTTCTGTTTCGGCTTCGACGACTGCCAGCATCCTTTTCGAATCGGTTCTGGTTCTGCCTCTGCCCCTGGTTCTGGCCGGGTTATGTAACACCGTAAGCTGCGCCTGCGCAGGCTCCCCAAGCGGAGGCCCCGTGGCCAATTTGCCAGTTGGCCGTGCCAATCAATGTTGCACATTTGCAACCCCTGAAATGTATGCTACGCTATTTTGTCATGTTACAAAATGCGTTCAGCGAATGCCATAACAACCACTCGTTGGCTGGAGTGGGTGGCTGGTGGGGTGGCCGAGCTgatgggtggctgggtggttgCGGCTGCAGACCTCTGCGAGTGTGGGTGGGGCGG
This window of the Drosophila biarmipes strain raj3 chromosome 3L, RU_DBia_V1.1, whole genome shotgun sequence genome carries:
- the LOC108035172 gene encoding circadian locomoter output cycles protein kaput isoform X1, whose protein sequence is MDDESDDKDDTKSFLCRKSRNLSEKKRRDQFNSLVNDLSALISTSSRKMDKSTVLKSTIAFLKNHNEATDRSKVFEIQQDWKPTFLSNDEYTHLMLESLDGFMMVFSSMGSIFYASESITSQLGYLPQDLYNMTIYDLAYEMDHEALLNIFMNPTPVIEPRQTDISSSNQITFYTHLRRGGMEKVDANAYELVKFVGYFRNDTNTSTGSSSEASNGSNGQPAVLPRIFQQNPSAEVDKKLVFVGTGRVQNPQLIREMSIIDPTSNEFTSKHSMEWKFLFLDHRAPPIIGYMPFEVLGTSGYDYYHFDDLDSIVACHEELRQTGEGKSCYYRFLTKGQQWIWLQTDYYVSYHQFNSKPDYVVCTHKVVSYAEVLKESRKSEGEKSGNSSSNNNNGSSKVIASTANSSKSASATTTLRDFELSSQNLDTTLLGNSLANLGNETTATSPAVDSSPMWSATAAQPSGSCQINPLKTSRPASSYGNISSTGISPKAKRKCYFYNNRGNDSDSTSISADSVTSRQSMMTHVSTQSQRQRSHHRDHHREHHHSQSHHHLQQQQQQQHQNQQHQSQQQQQQQQQQHLQLQQQLQHTVGTPKLVPLLPIAPTQIMTGNGCQFPQPAYPLTSSQLVAPTFLEPPQYLTAIPMQPVIAPFPVAPVLSPIPVQAQPDLLPDTVVMTPTQSQLQDQLQRKHDELQKLILQQQNELRIVSEQLLLSRYTYLQPMMSMGFAPGNMTSAAVGNMGAGGQRGLNFTGSNAVQPQFNQYGFALNSEQMLNQQDQQMMMQQQQNLHSQHQHNLQQQHQNHTQLQQLNQQQQQQQQQQQQQQQQQQQQQQQQQQHQQQQQQQQQQQQLQLQQQNDILLREDIDDIDAFLNLSPLQSLGSQSTINPFNSSSNNNNQSYNGGAMNNGNQSNNNRSSNPPQNNNEDSLLSYMQMATESSPSINFHMGISDDGSETQSEDNKMMHTSGGNQLQQHQQQQQQILQQHQQQSNNFFSANPFLSNSQSQNQNQLPNDLEILPYQMSQEQSQNLFNSPHTAPGSSQ
- the LOC108035172 gene encoding circadian locomoter output cycles protein kaput isoform X3, translated to MWKGVIEVSWQDLYNMTIYDLAYEMDHEALLNIFMNPTPVIEPRQTDISSSNQITFYTHLRRGGMEKVDANAYELVKFVGYFRNDTNTSTGSSSEASNGSNGQPAVLPRIFQQNPSAEVDKKLVFVGTGRVQNPQLIREMSIIDPTSNEFTSKHSMEWKFLFLDHRAPPIIGYMPFEVLGTSGYDYYHFDDLDSIVACHEELRQTGEGKSCYYRFLTKGQQWIWLQTDYYVSYHQFNSKPDYVVCTHKVVSYAEVLKESRKSEGEKSGNSSSNNNNGSSKVIASTANSSKSASATTTLRDFELSSQNLDTTLLGNSLANLGNETTATSPAVDSSPMWSATAAQPSGSCQINPLKTSRPASSYGNISSTGISPKAKRKCYFYNNRGNDSDSTSISADSVTSRQSMMTHVSTQSQRQRSHHRDHHREHHHSQSHHHLQQQQQQQHQNQQHQSQQQQQQQQQQHLQLQQQLQHTVGTPKLVPLLPIAPTQIMTGNGCQFPQPAYPLTSSQLVAPTFLEPPQYLTAIPMQPVIAPFPVAPVLSPIPVQAQPDLLPDTVVMTPTQSQLQDQLQRKHDELQKLILQQQNELRIVSEQLLLSRYTYLQPMMSMGFAPGNMTSAAVGNMGAGGQRGLNFTGSNAVQPQFNQYGFALNSEQMLNQQDQQMMMQQQQNLHSQHQHNLQQQHQNHTQLQQLNQQQQQQQQQQQQQQQQQQQQQQQQQQHQQQQQQQQQQQQLQLQQQNDILLREDIDDIDAFLNLSPLQSLGSQSTINPFNSSSNNNNQSYNGGAMNNGNQSNNNRSSNPPQNNNEDSLLSYMQMATESSPSINFHMGISDDGSETQSEDNKMMHTSGGNQLQQHQQQQQQILQQHQQQSNNFFSANPFLSNSQSQNQNQLPNDLEILPYQMSQEQSQNLFNSPHTAPGSSQ